A stretch of DNA from Bacteroidales bacterium:
TTCATAGTAACATTCTTTAATCCAACTACATAATTATCTTTTAAATCAAGAATTTTATCTACTAATAAAAATGGGGGTCTGTGTGGAAGAATATTTTGAATTTGATTAATATTTAATAATGGCGGTTTTGTTGGGTCATAATGAGGAACAAGTTTTTTTGATTTTTCTTTTTTTATAATATTTTTTATTTTTTTTGCAAATTCAACATTTGCTTTATGTCCAGGTTTTTTCGCAATAATTTTTCCTTTTATTGGGCAACCTATCAAAGCTAAATCTCCAACTAAATCAAGAAGTTTATGTCTTGCAGGTTCATTAGCGAAAATTAATTCAATATTGTTTAGCATCCCTTGTGGTTTTACTTCAATATGGGGTTTGTTAAATAGGTCTGCAAGCCTGTTTAATTCTTGTTGTGTAACTTCCTTGTCAATAATTACTATTGCATTGCTAAGGTCTCCTCCTTTAATTAAATTATTTTGTAATAAATATTCTAATTCATGTAAAAAAACAAAGGTTTTACATCCGGCAATTTCCTTGTCATATTCAGAAATATCATTAAGTATTGCATATTGATTAAATAAAACATCTGAATTATAAGAAATCAATACATTTATTTCATATTTATCATCCGGATATGCATATAATTCAATTCCATTTTCTTTATCTATATAGTTTATATTTTCTTTTATTTCAAAGTATTTTTTTTCAGCATTTTGTTCAACTATTTCAGCTTTCTTTAATGCTTCAGTAAAAAGTTGTGAACTGCCATCAAGAATAGGAACTTCGGAATTATCTAATTCAATTAAAATGTTATCAATTTCTAATCCGTAACAAGCAGATAATACATGTTCAATAGTAGCAATTTTTATCCCGTTTTTTTCAATTGTTGTACTTCGTGAGGTATTAACAACATAATCAACATCTGCTTCAACCAGTGGGTTTTCTTCTAAATCTGTTCTTTTAAATTTATATCCAAAATTTTCAGGCGCAGGATTAAATGTTAAATTAACTTTTCCCCCTGTATGTAATCCAAAACCAGAAAGAGTTATTGGTTTACTAATTGTTTTTTGTTTTTCTGCCATGTAAATAGTTCAATATTAATTAATTTTGGGCAAAGATAAGTTTTGAAACTTAAAATCACGAAATTTTGACAAGAATTTTGTAGTTTATAAATAGCTTAAATCCGCAAGTTTTTTTGGAGCTTAATGAATGTTAATGATAACAAGGGATTGCAACCCCTCGTTAAGTGTGTTTTATGGTCGTTCAGTACATTAATTATTAACTTACGGATTATAAATAATTAGATAATAGTTCTTTGACCAAGGTTTTTTGATAAAAGCATTTTAATATTATTTAATGATATTAATTTTTGCTGATATTCTTCAATTTTATCTGTAGTATTATCTTTTTGAGCTGTTCTAATATTTTCCTGTGTTTCTTTTATTGCTTTCTGAATAATTCTGCTTTTAAATGAAATAATTGATTTTGGTACAATTTCTTTAAGTTTCATTTCTTCTGTTTCAACATAACTACCATGTTGCTCCCATATTTTACTTAATCCATATTTGGGACCTAAAAGATTAGCAGCTAATTTACAGATTTCTTCATTACTGTGATTAATAAAATATTTTTCTGATATTGGTTTTGCTTTCAATAAATGCTGATGATAATCTTTAAATATTTGTTTATAAGTTAAGTTCTTAAATTGGAGGTCGTCATTTAAAATTTCTTTAATAATATATTCTGAAACAGAAGTAAAATACTCCTTTTTATTTTCATCCTCTTCGGTAAATAAGTTTAAATTTCCATAGTTAAGAAGTAATCTTATAATTTCTTTTTCTTCAGGCTCACAATATATATCTTCCACATATGAGGGTATAGGAGGCTGAGTTTTTTGAGAAAACATATCGGTCTGCAAGGCTTGTTTTCTTTTTAATGCTTCGCTATTTTTAAACCTTATTTTATTAAGCTGAGAATAAAGAATTTGTTCACTTGTGCTAAGTAAAGTGCTACATTCCTTAATATATTCTGATTGAATTATCTTATCCGGAATAACAGCAACTGAACGAATAATTTCAGTAATAAGATTCGCTCGTTTTACAGGGTCACTTTTTGCATCATCAAGCAAAATCTGTGTTTTAAATGAAATAAAATCTTTTTCATTTTTAACAATAAATTCATTTACTTCAAAAGCACTATGTTTTTTTGCAAAAGAATCAGGGTCTTCACCTTCGGGAAGAAGAAGCACCCTTACATTCATTCCTTCTTCTAAAATAATATCAATCCCTCTGAGCGAGGCTTTTATGCCGGCTTCATCACCATCGTAAATAACAGTAATGTTGTTTGTAAAACGTTTTATTAATCTTATTTGATCAGTTGTTAACGATGTGCCTGAAGATGCAACAACATTCTCAATTTTTGACTGGTGCAAAGAGAGAACATCTGTATAGCCTTCAACAAGATAACACTTATCATTTTTAACGATTGAATTTTTTGCAAAGAAAATACCATAAACAATTTTACTCTTATGATAAATATCTGATTCGGGGGAATTTAGATATTTTGCGATTTTTTTATCTTCTTTAAGTATTCTGCCTCCAAAACCAATTACTTTTCCCATAAGATTGTGAATTGGGAAAATCACCCTGTCATTAAACCTGTCAAAAGTTCTTTCACCGCTTTTTATTGTAAGTCCACTTTTTATTAAAAAATCAAGTTTATAATTTTTGCTTATTGCACTTCTTGTGAAGCCATCTTTTTCGCTTAAACAAAAACCTAACTGGAATTTTTCTATTGTCTTTTCCTCAAAACCTCTTTCCTGAAAATAGCTTAATCCAATTGCTTTTCCTTCATTATTGTTATAAAGTATATCGGTAAAATATTTTTGTGCAAATGATGTAACAATAAGCAAACTTTCTCTTTCGTTTCTGTGTTGTATTTCATCAGCCGTTAATTCTCTTTCCTCAACTTCTATATTATATTTATTGGCAAGATATTTTAGCGATTCATAATAAGAAAGATGTTCCTGCTCCATTAAAAAAGTAACAGCATTACCACCTTTTCCACAACCAAAACATTT
This window harbors:
- a CDS encoding bifunctional UDP-3-O-[3-hydroxymyristoyl] N-acetylglucosamine deacetylase/3-hydroxyacyl-ACP dehydratase, producing MAEKQKTISKPITLSGFGLHTGGKVNLTFNPAPENFGYKFKRTDLEENPLVEADVDYVVNTSRSTTIEKNGIKIATIEHVLSACYGLEIDNILIELDNSEVPILDGSSQLFTEALKKAEIVEQNAEKKYFEIKENINYIDKENGIELYAYPDDKYEINVLISYNSDVLFNQYAILNDISEYDKEIAGCKTFVFLHELEYLLQNNLIKGGDLSNAIVIIDKEVTQQELNRLADLFNKPHIEVKPQGMLNNIELIFANEPARHKLLDLVGDLALIGCPIKGKIIAKKPGHKANVEFAKKIKNIIKKEKSKKLVPHYDPTKPPLLNINQIQNILPHRPPFLLVDKILDLKDNYVVGLKNVTMNEGFFVGHFPNQPIMPGVLQVEAMAQVGGILVLNIVPDPENYLTYFLKIDKVKFRKSVVPGDTVLFRLDLISPIRRGIANMFGRAYVGNNIVMEAELTAQIIKKEKK
- the dnaG gene encoding DNA primase, translating into MIDQGTIEKIIDAAEIVDVIQGFVTLKKRGVNYIGLCPFHNEKTPSFTVSPSKGIFKCFGCGKGGNAVTFLMEQEHLSYYESLKYLANKYNIEVEERELTADEIQHRNERESLLIVTSFAQKYFTDILYNNNEGKAIGLSYFQERGFEEKTIEKFQLGFCLSEKDGFTRSAISKNYKLDFLIKSGLTIKSGERTFDRFNDRVIFPIHNLMGKVIGFGGRILKEDKKIAKYLNSPESDIYHKSKIVYGIFFAKNSIVKNDKCYLVEGYTDVLSLHQSKIENVVASSGTSLTTDQIRLIKRFTNNITVIYDGDEAGIKASLRGIDIILEEGMNVRVLLLPEGEDPDSFAKKHSAFEVNEFIVKNEKDFISFKTQILLDDAKSDPVKRANLITEIIRSVAVIPDKIIQSEYIKECSTLLSTSEQILYSQLNKIRFKNSEALKRKQALQTDMFSQKTQPPIPSYVEDIYCEPEEKEIIRLLLNYGNLNLFTEEDENKKEYFTSVSEYIIKEILNDDLQFKNLTYKQIFKDYHQHLLKAKPISEKYFINHSNEEICKLAANLLGPKYGLSKIWEQHGSYVETEEMKLKEIVPKSIISFKSRIIQKAIKETQENIRTAQKDNTTDKIEEYQQKLISLNNIKMLLSKNLGQRTII